In Vulpes lagopus strain Blue_001 chromosome 1, ASM1834538v1, whole genome shotgun sequence, a genomic segment contains:
- the NDUFAF4 gene encoding NADH dehydrogenase [ubiquinone] 1 alpha subcomplex assembly factor 4 isoform X1 — MGAAAARALRNFNLENRAEREISRMKPSPAPRHPSTKSFLREQMSQHPEIKEEIDRKDDKLLSLLRDVYVDSRDPASSLQVTCVLIQQVKDAATRQEPKELRLVKGHDFSMMNIKNIPKGKISIVEALTLLNNHKLYPETWTAEKIAEEYYLEQKDVKSLLKYFVTFEVKICPPEDKKAISSK; from the exons ATGGGGGCCGCCGCGGCTCGCGCGCTCCGCAATTTCAACCTGGAGAACCGGGCGGAACGGGAAATCAGCAGGATGAAGCCGTCGCCCGCCCCCAGGCACCCGTCCACCAAGAGCTTCCTGCGGGAGCAGATGAGCC AGCATCCAGAAATTAAGGAGGAAATCGACAGGAAAGATGACAAACTGCTGTCGTTACTAAGAGATGTGTATGTTGATTCCAGAGATCCTGCATCTTCTCTGCAGGTAACGTGTGTTTTAATTCAGCag GTAAAAGATGCTGCAACACGTCAAGAGCCAAAGGAGTTGAGATTGGTAAAAGGCCATGACTTTAGCATGATGAATATTAAGAACATTCCCAAAGGCAAAATTTCTATTGTAGAGGCATTGACACTTCTCAATAATCATAAACTTTATCCAGAAACATGGACTGCTGAGAAAATAGCAGAAGAATACTATTTAGAACAGAAAGATGTAAAATCCCTTCTCAAATACTTTGTCACTTTTGAAGTCAAAATCTGCCCTCCTGAAGACAAGAAAGCAATAtcatcaaaatga
- the NDUFAF4 gene encoding NADH dehydrogenase [ubiquinone] 1 alpha subcomplex assembly factor 4 isoform X2, which translates to MGAAAARALRNFNLENRAEREISRMKPSPAPRHPSTKSFLREQMSQHPEIKEEIDRKDDKLLSLLRDVYVDSRDPASSLQVKDAATRQEPKELRLVKGHDFSMMNIKNIPKGKISIVEALTLLNNHKLYPETWTAEKIAEEYYLEQKDVKSLLKYFVTFEVKICPPEDKKAISSK; encoded by the exons ATGGGGGCCGCCGCGGCTCGCGCGCTCCGCAATTTCAACCTGGAGAACCGGGCGGAACGGGAAATCAGCAGGATGAAGCCGTCGCCCGCCCCCAGGCACCCGTCCACCAAGAGCTTCCTGCGGGAGCAGATGAGCC AGCATCCAGAAATTAAGGAGGAAATCGACAGGAAAGATGACAAACTGCTGTCGTTACTAAGAGATGTGTATGTTGATTCCAGAGATCCTGCATCTTCTCTGCAG GTAAAAGATGCTGCAACACGTCAAGAGCCAAAGGAGTTGAGATTGGTAAAAGGCCATGACTTTAGCATGATGAATATTAAGAACATTCCCAAAGGCAAAATTTCTATTGTAGAGGCATTGACACTTCTCAATAATCATAAACTTTATCCAGAAACATGGACTGCTGAGAAAATAGCAGAAGAATACTATTTAGAACAGAAAGATGTAAAATCCCTTCTCAAATACTTTGTCACTTTTGAAGTCAAAATCTGCCCTCCTGAAGACAAGAAAGCAATAtcatcaaaatga